One genomic window of Caenorhabditis elegans chromosome I includes the following:
- the nkb-1 gene encoding Sodium/potassium-transporting ATPase subunit beta-1 (Confirmed by transcript evidence) encodes MEKKVDENATLMNGVETTGPARDDVPETFREFLYNKKNGTVMGRTGKSWFQIIVFYIIFYAFLAAFWLTCLTIFMKTLDPKVPRFYGKGTIIGVNPGVGYQPWLKERPDSTLIKYNLRDQKSYKAYLEQMKTYLTKYDSNATETRECGAGDSNDDLEKNPDALPCRFDLSVFDKGCSEKSDFGYKSGKPCVIISLNRLIGWRPTDYQENSVPEEVKDRYKAGSIAINCRGATNVDQEHIGKVTYMPSNGIDGRYYPYVFTKGYQQPIAMVKFDTIPRNKLVIVECRAYALNIEHDISSRLGMVYFEVMVEDKPVEEKKEL; translated from the exons atggagaaaaagGTCGACGAGAATGCCACCCTTATGAACGGGGTGGAAACCACTGGACCGGCCCGTGATGATGTGCCGGAAACGTTCAGAGAATTTCTCtacaacaagaaaaatggaacCGTTATGGGTAGAACCGGAAAGTCTTGGTTCCAg atcatcGTCTTCTACATCATCTTCTACGCATTCTTGGCCGCCTTCTGGTTGACATGCTTGACCATCTTCATGAAGACACTTGATCCAAAAGTACCAAGATTCTATGGAAAAGGAACCATCATTGGAGTGAATCCAGGAGTCGGATATCAGCCATGGTTGAAGGAACGGCCAGATTCGACACTGATAAAATACAATCTCCGTGatcaaaaatcatacaaaGCATATTTGGAACAGATGAAGACGTATTTGACGAAATACGATTCAAATGCCACTGAGACTCGTGAGTGTGGAGCCGGAGATAGCAATGATGATCTTGAGAAAAATCCa gatgCTCTTCCTTGCCGTTTCGATCTCTCAGTTTTCGATAAAGGTTGTAGTGAGAAATCCGATTTCGGATACAAGTCTGGAAAGCCATGCGTCATTATTTCTTTGAATCGTCTCATCGGATGGCGTCCAACTGATTATCAAGAGAATTCCGTGCCAGAAGAAGTAAAAGACCGTTACAAGGCTGGATCGATTGCTATAAATTGCCGAGGAGCTACAAATGTCGATCAGGAACACATTGGAAAAGTTACCTACATGCCATCAAATGGAATTGACGGACGCTATTATCCATACGTTTTCACCAAG gGATACCAACAACCAATCGCAATGGTCAAATTCGACACAATTCCACGAAATAAGCTGGTGATTGTTGAATGCCGTGCATATGCTCTCAACATCGAACACGACATCTCCTCTCGACTCGGAATGGTGTACTTTGAAGTGATGGTTGAAGACAAGCCAGTTGAAGAGAAGAAAGAGTTGTAG
- the C17E4.10 gene encoding PRKC apoptosis WT1 regulator protein (Confirmed by transcript evidence): MTALREARGDSSSADPINGTRGKANINERKFAFLNQVTRPDYRSLPTSAATSQSSVPSTPVSVPMRINGNVDQIMFREFGAPIATPEDEEQLLDDLEIKSAPLLSPRRTFADFEDRSSEEKENRRIEEDDDTEADTTIREEFDYEKEEEVLKEEKIIDKPNVETVEEHKENKNESPDFIRMVESAPELTTSFDEKEETNYNKSPEQEIEAEEIRKMTESFGEPRKAVLERVTVEETDDEETETETETENEEMDEKDVYDDVRRQIAAVSDNPMVFGWNAKSNKEQLEKPTSLPLHYELEADCSTPRRAEFSMNPEDDYENQSEDATPATSSGEEGVLQQSLLQLQKQLRKTDVRCSRLEKICEFQQRDIDSLRFEVDWKDKRIEFLQKTLQEIETSTSQSDAPNTSRSTTTSTS, from the exons ATGACTGCGTTGCGTGAAGCACGTGGGGATTCTTCATCGGCTGATCCAATTAATGGAACACGTGGAAAAGCAAATATCAATGAAAGGAAATTTGCATTTCTGAATCAG GTAACTCGTCCAGACTACCGTAGTCTACCAACATCTGCTGCCACGTCACAATCATCAGTTCCATCTACACCAGTCTCTGTTCCAATGAGAATCAATGGAAATGTAGATCAAATCATGTTCCGAGAGTTTGGAGCTCCAATTGCTACACCAGAAGACGAAGAACAATTGCTCGATGATCTGGAAAT TAAATCTGCGCCACTGCTTTCACCGCGACGTACATTCGCAGATTTTGAAGATCGAAGCTCAGAGGAGAAAGAGAATCGGAGAATTGAGGAAGATGATGATACAGAAGCTGATACGACGATTCGGGAAGAATTTGattatgaaaaagaagaagaagtattgaaagaagaaaaaatcattgataAACCGAATGTAGAAACTGTTGAAGAACAcaaggaaaataaaaacgaatcTCCTGATTTCATTCGTATGGTGGAAAGTGCTCCAGAATTGACAACATCATttgatgaaaaagaagaaacaaatTACAATAAATCACCGGAACAAGAAATTGAAGCTGAAGAGAttcgaaaaatgacagaatCATTTGGAGAACCACGGAAAGCAGTTCTTgagcgggttactgtagaagaAACTGACGATGAAGAGACTGAAACTGAAACAGAGacagaaaatgaggaaatggATGAAAAAGATGTTTATGATGATGTTCGAAGACAG ATCGCTGCAGTTTCCGACAATCCGATGGTTTTCGGCTGGAATGCTAAATCAAATAAGGAGCAACTGGAGAAACCGACAAGTCTCCCACTTCATTATGAGCTTGAGGCCGATTGTTCAACACCTCGAAGAGCAGA GTTTTCTATGAATCCTGAAGACGATTACGAAAATCAATCAGAAGATGCCACGCCTGCCACGTCATCAGGCGAAGAAGGTGTTCTTCAACAATCCCTTCTTCAACTTCAAAAACAACTTCGAAAAACCGACGTTCGTTGTTCTCGTCTCGAGAAGATTTGTGAATTTCAACAG CGTGACATTGACAGCCTTCGGTTCGAGGTCGACTGGAAGGACAAACGGATCGAATTTTTGCAGAAGACGCTACAGGAAATAGAGACATCAACATCTCAGTCAGATGCTCCAAATACATCAAGATCTACTACAACATCCACATCATAA
- the C17E4.10 gene encoding PRKC apoptosis WT1 regulator protein (Confirmed by transcript evidence) → MVFGWNAKSNKEQLEKPTSLPLHYELEADCSTPRRAEFSMNPEDDYENQSEDATPATSSGEEGVLQQSLLQLQKQLRKTDVRCSRLEKICEFQQRDIDSLRFEVDWKDKRIEFLQKTLQEIETSTSQSDAPNTSRSTTTSTS, encoded by the exons ATGGTTTTCGGCTGGAATGCTAAATCAAATAAGGAGCAACTGGAGAAACCGACAAGTCTCCCACTTCATTATGAGCTTGAGGCCGATTGTTCAACACCTCGAAGAGCAGA GTTTTCTATGAATCCTGAAGACGATTACGAAAATCAATCAGAAGATGCCACGCCTGCCACGTCATCAGGCGAAGAAGGTGTTCTTCAACAATCCCTTCTTCAACTTCAAAAACAACTTCGAAAAACCGACGTTCGTTGTTCTCGTCTCGAGAAGATTTGTGAATTTCAACAG CGTGACATTGACAGCCTTCGGTTCGAGGTCGACTGGAAGGACAAACGGATCGAATTTTTGCAGAAGACGCTACAGGAAATAGAGACATCAACATCTCAGTCAGATGCTCCAAATACATCAAGATCTACTACAACATCCACATCATAA
- the mec-8 gene encoding RRM domain-containing protein (Confirmed by transcript evidence), with product MDGPKPNLASAASMESLNSVSSEATNPSQVRTLFVSGLPMDAKPRELYLLFRGCRGYEGALLKMTSKNGKPTSPVGFVTFLSQQDAQDARKMLQGVRFDPECAQVLRLELAKSNTKVARPKQSPPPPQHAALSAAAAGVPQFLAPMQHDLLLDPQSAALFNEQQLLALSLPHLHAAQALQAAYMPASALQQYSQNQLFAAAQMHPAAAAAASLQHSQQASQASTSACSTLFVANLSAEVNEDTLRGVFKAFSGFTRLRLHNKNGSCVAFVEYSDLQKATQAMISLQGFQITANDRGGLRIEYARNKMADVNG from the exons ATGGACGGCCCGAAGCCGAACCTGGCGTCGGCCGCTTCGATGGAGTCGTTGAACAGTGTTTCTTCTGAAGCAACGAATCCATCACAGGTCCGCACCTTGTTTGTTTCGGGTCTTCCAATGGATGCTAAGCCGCGTGAGCTTTATCTTCTGTTCCGTGGATGTCGTGGTTATGAGGGAGCTCTTTTGAAAATGACATCGAAGAATGGAAAACCAACGTCTCCAGTCGGATTTGTCACCTTTCTTTCGCAACAAGATGCGCAGGACGCCAGAAAAATGTTGCAAg gtgtcCGATTCGATCCGGAATGTGCACAGGTACTTCGACTAGAACTTGCAAAATCGAACACAAAAGTAGCTCGACCTAAACAatctccaccaccaccacaacaTGCGGCACTATCAGCCGCTGCAGCCGGAGTCCCGCAGTTTTTGGCACCAATGCAACACGATCTTCTACTAGATCCTCAATCAGCAGCTCTTTTCAATGAGCAACAACTATTGGCTCTTTCACTTCCACATTTACATGCTGCACAGGCACTTCAAGCAGCCTATATGCCAGCTTCTGCTCTACAACAATACAGTCAGAATCAATTGTTTGCAGCTGCTCAAATGCACCCAGCAGCCGCTGCAGCAG CCAGCCTCCAACATTCTCAACAAGCATCTCAAGCTTCCACCTCTGCGTGCTCCACTCTTTTCGTCGCCAATCTATCGGCTGAAGTGAATGAAGATACTCTTCGGGGTGTATTCAAAGCATTCTCTGGTTTCACACGTCTACGACTGCACAACAAGAATGGATCATGTGTGGCGTTTGTTGAATATTCGGATCTTCAGAAAGCAACTCAAGCGATGATATCACTACAAGGATTCCAGATAACAGCCAACGATCGAGGTGGTCTTCGTATTGAATATGCTCGGAACAAGATGGCTGATGTGAATGGATAA
- the F46A9.1 gene encoding MSP domain-containing protein (Confirmed by transcript evidence) gives MGLDKGKQQTAKKPGFNCKPFEFEISSTKFQIPNDKPLKYTLKCTADEKQDVIIQVHSVFFEIVGARRKHGVTSQEFHVLGKNEEMTFEIGLKDLTNVSYDNFEHAQLASAAGFITFTHYKSSRDDDSDASWGPNKNLLIVITDGMEEVGFWKKKLSVETETDEMKKVKEEFGVKLEGEKKYEEIDKMEMDRMRKEIGKNQSARDDGFAPIKDMHKKYLKEKYECVIS, from the exons ATGGGTTTGGACAAAGGAAAGCAACAAACTGCCAAGAAAC CTGGTTTCAACTGCAAACCGTTTGAGTTCGAAATCTCTTcaacgaaatttcaaattcccaaCGACAAGCCATTGAAGTACACTTTGAAATGCACTGCTGATGAGAAACAGGATGTTATCATTCAAGTTCATTCGGTTTTCTTCGAAATTGTTGGTGCAAGACGCAAGCATGGAGTCACTTCTCAAGAGTTTCATGTTCTtggaaaaaacgaagaaatgaCTTTTGAGATTGGTCTGAAGGATTTGACC aatgtttcgTACGATAATTTCGAGCATGCGCAACTTGCGTCTGCCGCTGGTTTTATCACGTTCACACACTACAAGTCTTCTAGAGATGATGATTCCGATGCTTCATGGGGTCCCAACAAGAACTTGCTCATCGTCATCACTGACGGAATGGAAGAAGTTGGATTCTGGAAGAAGAAATTGTCGGTTGAAACTGAAACCGATGAGATGAAGAAGGTGAAAGAAGAGTTTGGTGTGAAACTTGAAGGAGAAAAGAAATATGAAGAGATTGATAAAATGGAAATGGATAGAATGAGGAAGGAAATTGGGAAGAATCAATCGGCACGTGATGATGGATTTGCACCAATCAAGGACATGCATAAGAAGTATTTGAAAGAGAAATATGAATGTGTTATTTCGTAA
- the F46A9.2 gene encoding MATH (Meprin-associated Traf homology) domain containing (Confirmed by transcript evidence), with the protein MDIARPSCYETVRNDDDKKSSDADIYNTSVKLEDPSAPSHDEQWTYNFFITPLNLNISPTDFKIPNDKSVKYTVKCEAKIKQDLIVQVHSLFFEIVGARCKRGVTSQEFHILSENETMTFEVGMKDLNNVSYENYQAANLLSPAGFITFTHFKSLRKDDASWGVKDPKKLMKVVTKGDGGRYNLEKLLVETETDSIKKISEDFAMILQQGMDDKRTKEQEMKMGNMEMFATEEYVEKWKKDKKAIEIAQKNQREWNDKKLEKPGMQKKKEKKCNIM; encoded by the exons ATGGATATCGCTCGACCCTCATGCTATGAGACAGTCCGAAATGACGATGATAAGAAGTCATCCGACGCTGATATTTACAATACGTCAGTTAAAT TGGAAGACCCTTCTGCTCCTAGTCATGATGAGCAATGGACATACAATTTCTTTATTACACCGCTTAATCTTAACATCTCGCCAAcggatttcaaaattcccaaTGACAAATCGGTGAAGTATACTGTGAAGTGTGAGGCAAAGATAAAACAAGATTTGATAGTTCAAGTTCACTCACTTTTCTTCGAAATTGTTGGTGCAAGATGCAAGCGTGGAGTCACTTCTCAAGAATTTCAtattctttctgaaaatgagacaATGACTTTTGAAGTTGGTATGAAGGATTTGAAT AACGTGTCATACGAAAACTATCAAGCTGCGAATCTCTTGTCACCTGCCGGTTTTATCACTTTCACACATTTCAAATCGCTTCGAAAGGATGATGCATCATGGGGTGTTAAGGATCCGAAGAAACTGATGAAAGTTGTCACAAAAGGTGATGGTGGACGTTATAACTTGGAGAAACTTCTTGTGGAAACCGAAACCGATTCGATTAAAAAGATTTCAGAGGATTTTGCAATGATCTTGCAGCAGGGAATGGATGATAAACGTACAAAGGAACAGGAGATGAAAATGGGTAATATGGAAATGTTTGCAACTGAAgaatatgttgaaaaatggaagaaagaTAAGAAAGCGATTGAAATTGCTCAGAAGAATCAAAGAGAGTggaatgataaaaaattggagaaaccAGGCAtg